From Desulfobotulus pelophilus, a single genomic window includes:
- a CDS encoding flagellar basal body protein, whose protein sequence is MLRSVGTGVVAMKAIAARFSATAHNVANVNTNGFKSQEAVLVEGQKDAGPTVHFPQRGAGSVPPQLAGEKGRQLTTQPLPSETDLAVETARSIKDKNGYAANAGQIRTADEMLGSLLSIRE, encoded by the coding sequence ATGCTGAGATCTGTCGGAACCGGTGTAGTTGCCATGAAGGCCATCGCCGCGCGGTTTTCTGCGACAGCCCATAATGTTGCCAATGTGAACACGAACGGTTTTAAGTCTCAGGAGGCCGTGCTGGTAGAAGGGCAGAAAGATGCTGGCCCAACGGTGCATTTTCCTCAAAGGGGCGCCGGTTCCGTACCTCCACAGCTTGCCGGTGAAAAAGGGCGTCAGCTGACAACTCAACCCTTGCCATCCGAGACCGATCTGGCCGTGGAAACAGCCCGCTCGATCAAAGATAAAAATGGCTATGCAGCGAATGCGGGCCAGATCCGAACTGCTGACGAAATGCTGGGTTCTCTTCTTTCCATCAGGGAATAA
- a CDS encoding PAS domain-containing sensor histidine kinase: MVLSIMWIPKDSQNTFLLSPFLDTDTVQLHIYPPESAEPFAWDADLVIWQMPADIQLAKVLADRVRSLAGRCDLVILGETAQEEDMLRCMDRGAVDLLFLPLRASDMTALLRRHIQRRQKEGEFLRLERIFHSAPCYITIQGKECNIRAVNRRFAQDFGVRAGLPCYMVYRDDPQVRSAPCPNCPLKKTIQDGTMHQSEMLMINRKGEEVRLLVWTAPIYDESGGFQEIMMVSTDVTNFHREREHLSHLGLMISTLSHSIKGLLTGMDGGIYLMSSGFLKNRTEDMEEGFEAVKHITQRLRSLVLDILFYAKDRPVDWERVDALSFFEDVFQTMAPRIRVQGIHFIPFFDSGLDFFEVDTGIFRTALINLLENALDACVADAEKDMHRIEMHARESDDANDVLIEIRDNGTGIDEETRKRMFTIFFSSKGRSGTGLGLFITSRIVHQHGGDIRVQSTPGEGTVFTLRMPKILGEMVRGKREILEQEKS; this comes from the coding sequence ATGGTTCTGAGTATCATGTGGATACCCAAAGACAGCCAGAATACTTTTTTGCTTTCTCCCTTTCTGGATACGGATACGGTGCAGCTGCACATTTATCCTCCGGAAAGTGCGGAGCCTTTTGCCTGGGATGCTGATCTGGTAATTTGGCAGATGCCAGCGGACATCCAGCTGGCAAAGGTACTTGCGGACCGTGTGCGGAGCCTGGCGGGTCGTTGTGATCTTGTTATTCTGGGGGAAACTGCTCAGGAGGAAGACATGTTGCGATGCATGGACAGGGGAGCTGTGGATCTCCTGTTTCTTCCCCTGAGGGCTTCGGATATGACGGCTTTGCTCCGTCGGCACATACAGCGCAGGCAGAAAGAAGGGGAATTCCTCCGTCTGGAGCGGATTTTTCACAGTGCCCCCTGTTATATCACCATTCAGGGCAAAGAATGTAATATCAGGGCGGTAAACAGGAGGTTTGCCCAGGATTTCGGAGTGCGTGCGGGGCTGCCCTGTTATATGGTTTACAGGGATGATCCTCAGGTCCGGTCCGCACCCTGTCCCAATTGCCCCTTAAAAAAAACTATTCAGGACGGGACCATGCATCAGTCAGAAATGCTGATGATCAACCGTAAGGGGGAGGAGGTCAGACTGTTGGTCTGGACAGCCCCCATTTATGATGAGAGCGGTGGTTTTCAGGAAATCATGATGGTGAGTACGGATGTTACCAATTTTCACAGAGAGCGTGAGCACCTTTCCCATCTCGGGTTGATGATCAGTACCCTTTCCCACAGTATCAAAGGACTGCTTACGGGTATGGATGGGGGTATTTATCTCATGAGCTCAGGTTTTTTGAAAAACAGAACCGAGGACATGGAGGAAGGCTTTGAGGCGGTCAAGCACATTACACAGCGTTTGCGAAGTCTTGTTCTGGATATCCTTTTCTATGCAAAGGACAGGCCGGTGGATTGGGAGCGCGTGGATGCCTTGAGTTTTTTTGAGGATGTTTTTCAGACCATGGCTCCGAGAATTCGGGTTCAAGGAATTCACTTCATTCCTTTTTTCGATTCCGGCCTGGATTTTTTCGAGGTGGATACCGGTATTTTCAGAACGGCCCTGATCAATCTTCTGGAGAACGCATTGGATGCCTGTGTAGCTGATGCTGAGAAAGATATGCACCGCATAGAAATGCATGCCCGGGAATCGGATGATGCCAATGATGTGCTCATTGAAATACGGGATAACGGCACCGGTATTGATGAGGAAACCCGCAAGCGTATGTTTACCATCTTTTTTTCCTCCAAAGGGAGGAGCGGTACGGGACTCGGGCTGTTTATCACAAGCAGAATTGTGCATCAGCATGGAGGCGATATCCGTGTTCAGTCCACACCAGGAGAAGGAACCGTTTTTACCCTTCGCATGCCGAAGATTCTGGGGGAAATGGTACGGGGAAAGCGGGAGATCCTTGAGCAGGAGAAGTCCTGA
- a CDS encoding multidrug effflux MFS transporter gives MKKNTMGHLIALIALLSAFPPLATDMYLPALPTLQRQWNQPLSTVNLTLVGFFVTYCFFLLVYGPLSDRFGRKPPLMVGIIIYVIACFLCATAPSIYHLILYRVLQASGAAAASAIALAIIKDRIPGLKREQVMAHVAIITAMAPMIAPVIGGLLMMRFSWPWIFILQGVLGIISLGGVLMMEESLKRNDQTPSSFLQRYIGVLKNRRFISLVLVISLVGLPLFSFIGGSSYIYITAMGLSESTFGFLFGGNALCFMIGSFCCSKLAPRMGGMRLITIGFSGMLLGGLGILFLPLSGPAKMALPMAFITFCIGLSRPPSNNIALEQVDVDAGSASSILIFIYFVMGALAMAFISLDWADKIRTIGLMATFSGGTCLLCWQLLKPHIRLPVIEAGAQRV, from the coding sequence ATGAAAAAAAACACCATGGGCCATCTGATCGCTCTCATTGCCCTTCTATCGGCGTTTCCTCCCCTTGCCACAGACATGTATCTTCCGGCTCTTCCCACGCTGCAACGCCAGTGGAATCAGCCCCTCAGCACAGTCAACCTCACCCTTGTGGGCTTTTTTGTCACATACTGTTTCTTTTTGCTGGTTTACGGCCCCCTTTCCGACAGGTTCGGCCGCAAACCGCCCCTTATGGTCGGCATTATCATTTATGTAATTGCCTGCTTCCTCTGCGCCACTGCCCCATCCATTTATCACCTGATTCTTTACCGCGTACTTCAGGCATCCGGTGCAGCAGCCGCGTCCGCCATAGCCCTTGCCATTATCAAAGACCGCATACCGGGCCTGAAAAGAGAGCAGGTTATGGCGCACGTTGCCATCATCACCGCGATGGCTCCCATGATCGCTCCCGTAATCGGAGGCCTGCTCATGATGCGGTTTTCATGGCCATGGATTTTTATTCTGCAAGGAGTCCTCGGCATCATCTCCCTTGGCGGTGTTCTCATGATGGAGGAATCGCTCAAAAGAAACGATCAGACACCAAGCTCTTTCCTTCAACGATACATCGGTGTTCTCAAAAACCGCCGATTCATCTCTCTTGTTCTGGTCATCTCCCTTGTGGGACTACCGCTCTTCAGTTTCATCGGCGGCTCTTCCTATATCTATATTACGGCCATGGGCCTCTCAGAAAGCACCTTTGGCTTCCTTTTTGGCGGTAATGCCCTCTGCTTTATGATCGGGTCCTTCTGCTGCTCCAAACTCGCCCCTCGTATGGGCGGTATGCGCCTTATCACCATAGGTTTTTCCGGCATGCTGCTCGGCGGCCTGGGGATTCTCTTTCTGCCCTTGTCCGGGCCTGCAAAAATGGCCCTGCCCATGGCTTTCATAACCTTCTGCATCGGACTGAGCCGCCCTCCATCCAATAATATTGCCCTGGAGCAGGTGGATGTGGATGCGGGCAGCGCATCCTCCATTCTGATCTTCATCTACTTTGTCATGGGAGCCCTTGCCATGGCCTTCATATCACTGGACTGGGCTGATAAAATCCGGACTATAGGTTTAATGGCCACATTCAGTGGCGGTACATGCCTGCTCTGCTGGCAGCTTCTGAAACCCCACATACGCCTGCCGGTCATCGAAGCAGGCGCACAACGGGTATAG
- the tsaD gene encoding tRNA (adenosine(37)-N6)-threonylcarbamoyltransferase complex transferase subunit TsaD, giving the protein MRVLGIESSCDETAAAVVEDGVRIVCSEVASQVDIHHRYGGVVPELASRHHVEAICPVVEAVLGGCGMAPSDVDAVAVTQGPGLVGALLVGFGFARAFAFGLGIPCVGVNHLLGHVHSVFLDPERDPPAYPFVALTVSGGHTALYHVVDSLTMILLGQTRDDAAGEAYDKVAKMMGLGYPGGAVLDAMAVQGKTGGLVFPRALLDGDSLDFSFSGLKSAVARFLSEDEGATSCMDIAASFQEAVVDVLVAKAFLAVEIAGCSDLAIVGGVAANRGLQRRAAQMASDRGIRLHIPPVSLCGDNAAMIAAAGFHYLKAGKTLALDADVFSRATDPGRRVMVHR; this is encoded by the coding sequence ATGCGTGTTCTTGGAATAGAATCTTCCTGTGATGAAACCGCCGCTGCCGTGGTTGAGGATGGTGTGCGGATTGTGTGTTCCGAGGTAGCCTCACAGGTGGATATTCACCACCGATATGGCGGGGTGGTGCCGGAACTGGCTTCCCGCCATCATGTGGAAGCCATCTGCCCCGTTGTGGAAGCAGTTCTTGGTGGTTGCGGTATGGCACCGTCTGACGTGGATGCGGTAGCCGTTACGCAGGGCCCCGGACTGGTGGGAGCTCTTTTGGTGGGGTTTGGTTTTGCACGGGCATTTGCCTTTGGGCTTGGCATTCCCTGTGTGGGGGTGAATCATCTTCTGGGCCATGTCCACTCCGTATTTCTGGATCCAGAAAGGGATCCTCCTGCCTATCCCTTTGTGGCCCTTACGGTTTCCGGTGGTCACACGGCATTGTATCATGTGGTCGATTCTCTGACCATGATTCTTCTCGGGCAAACCCGTGATGATGCTGCCGGTGAAGCCTATGACAAGGTTGCCAAAATGATGGGGCTTGGATATCCCGGAGGTGCCGTTCTGGACGCCATGGCTGTACAGGGTAAGACCGGTGGGCTTGTTTTTCCCAGGGCTCTTCTGGATGGAGACAGTCTGGATTTCAGTTTCAGCGGTCTGAAGTCTGCGGTGGCCCGCTTTCTTTCGGAGGATGAAGGAGCCACATCTTGCATGGATATTGCCGCCTCTTTTCAGGAAGCTGTGGTAGATGTGCTGGTGGCCAAAGCCTTTCTTGCCGTGGAAATCGCTGGATGCAGCGACCTTGCCATTGTGGGCGGGGTTGCGGCTAACCGGGGACTGCAGCGAAGGGCGGCCCAGATGGCGTCTGACAGGGGCATCCGGCTTCACATTCCTCCGGTGTCACTTTGCGGTGACAATGCCGCCATGATAGCTGCTGCTGGATTTCATTATCTGAAAGCAGGGAAAACACTGGCTCTGGATGCCGATGTGTTTTCCAGAGCCACGGATCCCGGACGCAGGGTTATGGTGCATCGCTAG
- a CDS encoding alpha/beta fold hydrolase, with product MKTARILIAIIILLVAIPYGLLQLFPEKAFELALDAERKQSGLERREIHFSRDLYFVYLEGGQGEPLVLLHGFGADKDNFTRIAKSLTPHYHVIIPDLTGFGESARPDDYDYTPAGQASGLHTFIKGMGLSGIHLGGSSMGGQIAMEYASLFPDSVASLWLLNPGGLWDGPLANTWKELLINGEDAKNPLIIEKEEDLMALTPLVMETPPFIPKVFQKVMAARRIKNAALEKKIFEDILAHPITETIRGLAIPSLIVWGKEDRILHPANADKLKGLLPASEVILMEGVGHLPMVESPLETARAYLDFRGRIREGTQTNHSTSDAP from the coding sequence TTGAAAACAGCACGGATTCTCATAGCCATCATCATTCTTCTTGTGGCCATTCCTTATGGCTTGTTGCAACTGTTTCCTGAAAAGGCATTTGAGCTGGCGCTGGATGCTGAACGGAAGCAATCCGGTCTTGAACGCAGGGAAATTCATTTTAGCAGAGATCTTTATTTTGTTTATCTTGAAGGAGGTCAGGGCGAACCGCTTGTCCTTCTGCACGGCTTCGGTGCGGACAAGGACAACTTCACAAGGATCGCCAAGTCTCTCACCCCTCACTACCATGTAATCATTCCGGATCTTACCGGATTCGGAGAGTCCGCCCGACCTGACGACTATGACTATACTCCGGCTGGGCAGGCTTCAGGCCTGCATACGTTTATCAAGGGCATGGGCCTGTCCGGAATTCATCTTGGGGGAAGCTCCATGGGCGGTCAGATTGCCATGGAGTATGCCAGTCTCTTCCCCGACTCCGTGGCCAGCCTGTGGCTTTTGAATCCCGGAGGCCTCTGGGACGGCCCCTTGGCCAACACCTGGAAAGAACTTCTCATCAACGGCGAGGACGCCAAAAATCCGCTTATCATAGAAAAGGAAGAAGACCTGATGGCCCTGACGCCTCTGGTCATGGAAACACCACCTTTTATACCCAAAGTTTTTCAAAAGGTGATGGCTGCAAGGCGTATCAAAAATGCCGCTCTGGAGAAAAAAATATTTGAAGATATCCTTGCCCACCCCATTACGGAGACCATCCGGGGTCTTGCTATTCCAAGTCTTATTGTCTGGGGCAAAGAAGACAGAATTCTCCATCCGGCCAATGCAGACAAACTGAAAGGCCTGCTGCCAGCATCAGAGGTCATTCTCATGGAGGGAGTCGGACATCTTCCCATGGTGGAATCCCCCCTGGAAACGGCCCGTGCCTACCTGGACTTCCGGGGGCGCATCCGCGAGGGGACACAAACAAACCATTCTACTAGCGATGCACCATAA
- the tmcB gene encoding electron transfer complex ferredoxin TmcB, which produces MTQQAIQATKNIVDEGIEAGLARLTPERIESVIIRVLNREAGARLRTYARTCVHCGLCSDACHHFLSMNRDPKLSPAGKVKRTIGVMMQKKGKVSADFIREAAMVAYSECNLCKKCVLYCPFGIDVGYLMTLVRRICHLLGVVPRYMQDTAHSQSVHFNQMWINGDEWVDTLFWQEEEARDEAPDIRIPVDKEGADIFYSVIGPEPKFRAQLIYQAAMIFEAAGSDWTMPGSPGWDNSDLCMFSGDNEMMGRIKRAHFEAAARLRVKKIVMGECGHAFRSVYDVGNRWLGFKMPPIPVIHAVEFYHDLVCNGKIRITKKFSQPVTLHDPCNIARGMGLYEKARELAHALCDTVVEMTPNREHNICCNAGGGIINCGPPFKDKRVESNSVKARQLFDAKALGAEVIIAPCHNCHGGLEDIIHHYGVEMDLKFFGDIIYEVMEKPE; this is translated from the coding sequence ATGACACAGCAGGCAATACAGGCAACAAAAAATATTGTTGATGAAGGCATTGAGGCGGGCCTTGCCCGTCTGACGCCGGAGCGCATTGAATCCGTGATTATACGGGTACTGAACCGTGAGGCAGGAGCGCGTCTCAGAACCTATGCCCGGACCTGTGTTCATTGCGGTCTCTGCTCCGATGCCTGTCATCATTTTCTTTCCATGAACCGGGATCCTAAATTGTCCCCCGCCGGGAAGGTAAAGCGCACCATCGGTGTGATGATGCAGAAAAAGGGAAAGGTATCAGCGGATTTTATCCGAGAAGCAGCTATGGTTGCATACAGTGAATGCAATCTCTGCAAAAAATGTGTGCTGTACTGCCCCTTCGGTATTGATGTGGGTTACCTTATGACCCTTGTGCGTCGTATCTGTCACCTTCTCGGGGTGGTGCCCAGGTATATGCAGGATACAGCCCATAGCCAGTCCGTGCACTTCAACCAGATGTGGATTAACGGAGACGAATGGGTGGATACCCTTTTCTGGCAGGAAGAAGAGGCCAGGGATGAGGCACCCGATATCCGTATTCCAGTGGATAAGGAGGGGGCAGACATATTTTATTCCGTTATAGGACCGGAACCAAAGTTCCGTGCCCAGCTGATTTATCAGGCAGCCATGATTTTTGAGGCTGCGGGCTCTGACTGGACCATGCCGGGTTCTCCGGGCTGGGATAACTCGGATCTGTGCATGTTCAGCGGTGACAATGAAATGATGGGCCGAATCAAGCGGGCTCATTTTGAAGCAGCTGCCCGCCTGCGGGTAAAAAAGATTGTGATGGGAGAATGTGGCCATGCCTTCCGTTCTGTTTATGATGTGGGCAATCGATGGCTGGGCTTCAAGATGCCGCCAATCCCAGTTATTCATGCGGTTGAATTTTATCATGATCTTGTATGTAATGGAAAAATCCGCATTACCAAAAAATTCAGTCAGCCCGTTACCCTGCATGACCCCTGCAATATAGCAAGGGGAATGGGCCTTTATGAAAAGGCCCGAGAGCTGGCCCATGCTCTCTGTGATACGGTTGTGGAGATGACACCCAACCGTGAACACAACATCTGCTGTAATGCAGGTGGAGGTATCATTAACTGCGGGCCTCCTTTCAAGGATAAACGTGTGGAATCCAACTCTGTGAAAGCCAGGCAGCTGTTTGATGCCAAAGCTCTGGGGGCAGAGGTGATCATTGCACCCTGTCACAACTGTCATGGAGGGCTGGAAGATATTATTCACCATTATGGTGTGGAGATGGATCTGAAGTTTTTCGGTGATATTATCTATGAAGTCATGGAGAAGCCAGAATGA
- the purM gene encoding phosphoribosylformylglycinamidine cyclo-ligase — translation MTKPLTYADAGVDIDKANNLVQTIKQIANNTPRSGVMGEIGGFGGLYSLNLSNVERPVLVSSTDGVGTKLKVAFMMNRHDTIGIDLVAMCVNDILVQGAKPLFFLDYFSIGKLENHVAAAVIQGVAEGCRQAQCALIGGETAEMPGLYSDGEYDLAGFAVGLVDNEKIIDGSFIRGGHQLVGIASSGLHSNGFSLVRKICFDTLGLRVDSFVESLGASIGEVLLTPTRIYVDSVLSLIKDQPVHGLAHITGGGITENIVRILPQACKVRIRRDSWDVPPVFPFLQKGGGVEELEMYRTFNMGIGMVAVVPENAVSDVMDRLRIMGEKAFVIGDVVPREGDEPQVLWLD, via the coding sequence ATGACCAAGCCCCTGACCTATGCGGATGCCGGTGTGGATATAGATAAGGCCAACAACCTGGTTCAAACTATCAAACAGATTGCCAACAATACGCCCAGATCGGGTGTTATGGGAGAGATTGGGGGGTTTGGGGGGCTTTATTCCCTGAACCTGAGCAACGTTGAGAGGCCTGTGCTTGTCAGCTCCACCGATGGTGTGGGCACCAAGCTTAAGGTGGCTTTTATGATGAACCGTCACGATACCATTGGCATTGATCTTGTTGCCATGTGTGTAAATGATATTCTGGTTCAGGGCGCTAAGCCTTTGTTTTTTCTTGATTATTTTTCAATCGGAAAGCTTGAGAATCATGTGGCTGCGGCCGTGATTCAGGGGGTTGCCGAAGGATGTCGTCAGGCTCAGTGTGCCTTGATCGGTGGTGAAACTGCCGAGATGCCGGGTCTGTATTCCGATGGAGAATATGATCTGGCTGGTTTTGCCGTTGGACTTGTGGATAATGAAAAAATCATTGATGGTTCCTTTATCCGGGGAGGCCATCAGCTGGTGGGCATTGCTTCCAGCGGCCTGCATTCCAACGGCTTTTCTCTGGTTCGCAAAATCTGTTTTGATACCCTTGGGCTCAGGGTGGACAGTTTTGTGGAAAGCCTTGGTGCTTCCATAGGCGAGGTATTGCTGACACCGACCCGCATCTATGTTGATTCCGTGCTGTCTCTGATCAAGGACCAGCCCGTTCATGGTCTGGCCCACATTACCGGTGGCGGTATCACGGAAAATATTGTCCGTATTCTGCCCCAGGCCTGCAAGGTGCGTATCCGCAGGGACAGCTGGGATGTGCCACCCGTATTTCCTTTTCTTCAGAAGGGAGGGGGCGTTGAGGAGCTGGAAATGTATCGCACCTTCAATATGGGCATCGGGATGGTGGCCGTTGTGCCGGAGAATGCCGTGTCCGATGTGATGGATCGTCTGCGTATCATGGGAGAAAAGGCATTTGTGATCGGGGATGTGGTACCCCGGGAAGGAGATGAGCCCCAGGTGTTGTGGCTCGATTGA
- the tmcA gene encoding acidic tetraheme cytochrome c3 TmcA, whose amino-acid sequence MLKKSVAFLSVVGVLACIVFSMNAFSGIDEGTVTDPAFERKTRGAVFFDHDMHMDAPGVMDCATCHHYYEDGELVEFESSEGLSCSECHMGDGGNTLPLIEAYHQQCRSCHIEQKAGPVTCAGCHQAP is encoded by the coding sequence ATGTTAAAAAAATCCGTCGCCTTTCTGTCTGTAGTCGGGGTCCTGGCCTGTATTGTCTTTTCCATGAATGCCTTTTCCGGTATAGATGAAGGTACTGTGACCGATCCCGCATTTGAGCGAAAAACCCGTGGGGCTGTTTTCTTTGATCATGATATGCATATGGATGCGCCAGGTGTCATGGATTGTGCCACCTGCCATCATTACTATGAAGACGGTGAACTGGTGGAGTTTGAGTCGTCCGAAGGATTGAGCTGTTCTGAATGTCATATGGGCGATGGCGGTAATACTTTGCCTCTTATTGAAGCCTATCATCAGCAGTGCCGCAGCTGCCATATTGAGCAAAAAGCCGGCCCTGTAACCTGCGCGGGCTGCCATCAGGCTCCCTGA
- the tmcC gene encoding TmcC family electron transfer complex membrane anchor subunit: protein MTLQTLYAFIAGPLAVAAIIGFVIGCVYRITMAVRQTASDRMVIEYFHPRYALRSILRWLTPFATVNMRRHPIMTVVTFVFHLGMVVMPFLIFAHMIMVYEAFGLSWPTLPDVFVEWVSWAVLLALLFFMGRRLILPEVRYLTTVSDYLILILIALPFLTGIWAFKGWWAAEWITLLHMLSGEILLVAIPFTRLGHMVLFFMTRGYMGSEFGGIRHARDW, encoded by the coding sequence ATGACCCTGCAAACCTTGTATGCCTTTATTGCCGGCCCTCTGGCTGTTGCGGCAATCATCGGCTTTGTCATTGGCTGCGTATACCGAATTACCATGGCGGTCCGACAGACGGCATCGGACCGGATGGTGATCGAGTATTTTCATCCCCGCTATGCCCTGCGATCCATTCTTCGCTGGCTGACCCCCTTTGCCACGGTGAACATGCGGCGCCATCCGATCATGACAGTGGTGACTTTTGTTTTTCACCTTGGAATGGTGGTGATGCCCTTTTTGATTTTTGCGCACATGATCATGGTGTATGAGGCCTTCGGGCTTTCATGGCCAACCCTTCCGGATGTTTTTGTGGAGTGGGTGAGCTGGGCTGTGCTGCTTGCCCTGCTTTTTTTTATGGGCAGGAGGCTGATTCTGCCGGAAGTGCGCTATCTGACAACGGTTTCGGATTATCTGATTCTCATCCTGATTGCCCTGCCTTTTCTGACGGGTATCTGGGCGTTTAAAGGATGGTGGGCTGCTGAATGGATCACCCTTCTCCACATGCTGTCCGGGGAAATTCTTCTGGTGGCCATTCCCTTTACGCGTTTGGGGCATATGGTTTTATTTTTCATGACTCGTGGTTATATGGGCTCTGAATTCGGCGGTATCCGCCATGCCCGCGACTGGTAA
- the divK gene encoding DVU0259 family response regulator domain-containing protein, translated as MRKKIMVVDDDPIIRKYLMNVFNDNGYEACGAASGPEASEILEREMPDLITLDLEMPDEWGPRFYRRMTKNPAFANIPVIVISGMQSRHLSINKAIAYLDKPFDPEKLIGIIKNTIG; from the coding sequence ATGCGCAAAAAAATCATGGTAGTGGATGATGATCCTATTATTCGCAAGTACCTGATGAACGTATTTAATGATAATGGGTATGAGGCTTGTGGTGCCGCTTCGGGGCCAGAGGCCTCAGAGATTCTGGAAAGGGAAATGCCGGATCTTATCACTCTGGATCTTGAAATGCCTGATGAGTGGGGGCCACGTTTTTACCGGCGCATGACCAAAAATCCTGCCTTTGCCAATATCCCTGTAATTGTGATTTCCGGTATGCAGAGCCGCCATCTTTCCATCAATAAGGCCATCGCTTATCTGGATAAGCCTTTTGATCCGGAAAAGCTGATTGGCATTATCAAAAATACCATAGGTTGA
- the tmcD gene encoding electron transfer complex subunit TmcD: MMQNAISQAAWDWQTGRRIVADLDQWKKEYGYVEEPFMRPDGEEAAAIVRTDEAEYSVICGTELWEGRWDKIWKPGYGTDGRFSCLVSELGAWSVAVDDRVWDESFDFLWTPLQSRDGTRIGAAVQQGRQYAAVLDGNMWEKTFFAINDLAMASAGDQLAAVVQTVALQEGDIEKFQSGCFTVAVNGEAWNQNFVNLWDVRFSEDGRRVAAAARSTLYDYTVVVDGKSWKQRFDGVWEPLFLKDGRIAVPARSGGKWRLCVDGEPLWAESFVQLWQLVVSDAGGKIAGVCAPEFGKWTLVEDGKVWSQRFGEMVMDPVFSPDGRRLACTGKNGDMWTIACDDKVWDQRFDQIWAPVFSPDGNHVGCRARDKGRFGVYVNGKTMVSGLAFAWDPVFSPDGQRVLIRGVGSEGDLAGKIFREVLEIG; encoded by the coding sequence ATGATGCAGAATGCAATATCGCAAGCAGCATGGGACTGGCAGACCGGTCGCCGCATAGTGGCGGATCTGGACCAGTGGAAAAAAGAGTATGGCTATGTGGAAGAACCCTTCATGCGTCCTGATGGAGAAGAGGCCGCTGCCATTGTACGAACGGATGAAGCGGAATATTCTGTTATCTGCGGAACGGAGTTGTGGGAAGGTCGTTGGGATAAAATCTGGAAACCTGGCTATGGTACGGACGGACGTTTTTCCTGCCTTGTTTCCGAGCTGGGAGCCTGGTCCGTTGCCGTGGATGACAGGGTGTGGGACGAAAGCTTTGATTTTTTATGGACACCCCTGCAGAGCCGGGATGGCACCCGTATCGGTGCAGCTGTGCAACAGGGGCGGCAGTATGCTGCCGTTCTGGATGGTAACATGTGGGAAAAGACTTTTTTTGCCATTAATGATCTTGCCATGGCATCTGCTGGTGACCAGTTGGCTGCTGTTGTGCAGACCGTGGCCCTGCAGGAGGGGGATATAGAAAAGTTTCAGAGCGGCTGTTTTACGGTTGCTGTGAACGGAGAAGCCTGGAACCAGAACTTTGTGAATCTCTGGGATGTGCGTTTTTCAGAAGATGGCAGGAGGGTTGCCGCTGCCGCCCGGTCAACCCTTTATGATTACACGGTTGTTGTGGATGGCAAAAGCTGGAAGCAGCGTTTTGATGGTGTTTGGGAGCCGCTGTTTCTGAAAGATGGCCGTATAGCTGTCCCCGCCCGTTCCGGAGGCAAATGGCGATTGTGTGTTGACGGAGAGCCTCTGTGGGCGGAAAGTTTTGTGCAGCTCTGGCAGCTGGTGGTCAGTGATGCAGGCGGAAAGATTGCCGGGGTTTGTGCTCCGGAGTTTGGTAAGTGGACTCTGGTGGAAGACGGGAAAGTCTGGAGCCAGCGTTTTGGCGAAATGGTTATGGATCCCGTATTCAGTCCGGATGGCAGGCGGCTGGCATGCACGGGTAAAAACGGTGATATGTGGACCATTGCCTGTGATGATAAGGTATGGGACCAGCGATTTGATCAGATATGGGCACCGGTGTTTTCACCCGACGGGAACCATGTTGGTTGCCGTGCTCGGGATAAGGGACGCTTTGGGGTATATGTAAATGGAAAAACGATGGTGTCCGGACTTGCTTTCGCCTGGGATCCGGTTTTCAGCCCGGATGGTCAGCGTGTTCTGATTCGTGGTGTGGGTAGTGAGGGGGACCTTGCTGGTAAAATTTTCCGGGAAGTTCTTGAGATCGGATAA